The nucleotide window CTGGTCACTATGacaaccctgacccctgacccctgagctCTCTCTTTCAGATTCTGGTGAACGTGGGCAGCCATTTTGACCCGGCACGGAGCGTCTTTGTGGCTCCCAGAAAAGGCGTCTACAGTTTCTGCTTCCATGTGGTCAAGGTCTATAACCGTCAGACGATACAGGTGACCGGGTGTCTGTCACCTCTCACGATATCCCCTACActcacccatccctctctctctccctctctctctctctctctctctctctctctctctctctctctctctctctctctctctctctctctctctctctctcccttgctttctctccctctctctctctctctctctctctctcccaccaccttctccagctcacacgctctccaactccttctgacttggtttctctctcttcatctcctcctctctttctctctccgcgtatatctctctcactctctccatctctttctctctctctctctctctctctctctctctccctccgtccctcaggTGAGCCTGGTACTTAACGGTTGGCCGGTCATCTCGGCGTTCGCAGGTGACCAGGACGTGACCCGGGAGGCTGCCACCAACGCCGGCTGGTTAccatggagagaggagacaaggcCTCTCTCAAGCTGGAGAGAGGAAATCTGATGGGGGGATGGAAGTACTCCACCTTCTCCGGCTTCCTGGTGTTCCCcttgtagggagggagggagggtgggagggagggggaatggaGGGTGGGTgaaggtggatggagggagaagggggatggtgggtgggtggggggtagtTGAGGgtagtggagggatggagagaggtagggagggaaggagggtgggggagagagggggaaaggagggtgggagaaggtggatggagggagaaggtggatgggtggggggcactggaggtatggagagaggtagggaggagggagggagggagggagtgggggaatggaggcaggggtggggagagagtgggggtgagggagagaggggaatagagggagagagagagacgtgtggAAGAGGGATTGAGCAGAAGGGAGAtgtgggagggatgaaggagaggccgACAGGGGGTGGACAATGGGGGGGTCTGGGTCGAGGGGCGAGCAGGGTGTCTGGGACTGGACATACTCCACATTCAGCGACTCCTGGTCCTGACCCTCCTGCTGACGACGGGGggttggagggaagagaggtggagaggtggaacagagaaagagagaggcgtaGAGACAGACGATGTTTATTCAAATCATTGCTTGCATATTCCATGTTTCGTAGACTGACAGTTTAGCTTTTATGCATGTAACGCTTAAAACGAATgctcaacaacaaaataaaacaaacaaaacaaaattacaaaaacaaaacccTGTGGTGTGTCTTCCATTCCNNNNNNNNNNNNNNNNNNNNNNNNNNNNNNNNNNNNNNNNNNNNNNNNNNNNNNNNNNNNNNNNNNNNNNNNNNNNNNNNNNNNNNNNNNNNNNNNNNNNNNNNNNNNNNNNNNNNNNNNNNNNNNNNNNNNNNNNNNNNNNNNNNNNNNNNNNNNNNNNNNNNNNNNNNNNNNNNNNNNNNNNNNNNNNNNNNNNNNNNTGTATACCCAAACTTACCCGTTGCCATGGTGCAAAAGTTTGATAGCCACATCCATCGCTAATTGTTTGTGTCTGGCCTTGTAGATTTGGCCAAAGCCACCAGAACCAATCAACTGCCAGTTTTGCAGACTGTGATCAGAAACCACCACAGTTGGTGGACCACAGGTCAAGTCCATCGTTTACTAAATAcggaggaagagtgtgtgagagagatactgtgtgtgtatatatttgtgtgtgtgtgtgaaagagagacagagagagagagagagagagagagagagagagagagagagagagagagagagagagagagagagagaacacaggatcAAATATCAGAAAATCTAAGAGATTATAGATTATTCTATCCTAGAAATgaagccctttctctctctagcctACTCGTTGTTCTCTTTGCTTTTCGACCGACTTCCCCAATTAAAATATTTAACATGAACCATACATTCTCAGTTCGCTGTAGGATATTGCGGAAATTAGACTTACCGGTGAAATTTAACATACAGGTACTAGTACTAGGTTACTGTAGCTCGTCCCCAAGACCAAAACTAAAACAACGCAAGCAAACTTAAATAGGCTGTAAGAAAACAGTTTAATCTTCATAAGATCACCGTGTCGAACCGAAAACAAGAAGTGACATTCTATTGCTATAAAGTTCTGCATCGAAACTTCAGATAGAAATTACGCGCAGCGCCAACTGCGTTGACAGAACGTCACGAGCACGCGCGTCTACAGAAGGACCCTGCACCTGGATATCACTGTCCAGCCTCATCCATAACTTCATCAGGGTGtgtattgatttttttttaatgaagttTAAAGGGAAAAGTCAATGTTCTATGTCAATCTGGCATCAAATTCTGACTAATAGGACAATTGTGATTTTTGTCAAATACATTATTCTGATTAAATATCTCTATTAAACGTATCACAGTCTATTGTTTGTCTCTTTTCTCGCTGCTTAAAAACAGTGAAGTTTGCGTAATGTAGCTATTGACATTTTCAGCATGCTAAAGACGTCTGCAAAATAATATTTACAGCTGCAGCGTGCTGCGCGTGGAAAGGAAAGTTTTCTCTCGTGACGTCAATGGAATTACCCTTATCGCTACGTATACGCCGGGGTGTTTTGTATTAGCGATCGTTTATTATTGTGGCTTAATAGCCTACA belongs to Osmerus mordax isolate fOsmMor3 chromosome 23, fOsmMor3.pri, whole genome shotgun sequence and includes:
- the si:dkeyp-74b6.2 gene encoding LOW QUALITY PROTEIN: cerebellin-1 (The sequence of the model RefSeq protein was modified relative to this genomic sequence to represent the inferred CDS: inserted 1 base in 1 codon), translating into MVLQWGPLGVKGQNDTEPIVLEGKCLVVCDSTPSSEPSGNALGMSVRSGTGRVAFSAIRNTNHEPSEMSNRTMTIYFDQILVNVGSHFDPARSVFVAPRKGVYSFCFHVVKVYNRQTIQVSLVLNGWPVISAFAGDQDVTREAATNAXLVTMERGDKASLKLERGNLMGGWKYSTFSGFLVFPL